From Emcibacter nanhaiensis, one genomic window encodes:
- a CDS encoding NAD(P)-dependent oxidoreductase, giving the protein MKIAVFGAAGDVGSRIVREALSRDHDVTAVSRTPLGLTRMPVGVRPILADAEDTREVTLIAAGHDLVISALRPSEGREDILVGLTGSMLRAAADANVRLLITGGAASLKLADRPNHTVLSAPGFLPAAVRPIAQASQAQFELCMADNAGDVTYLSPPALLEPGERLGRYRTGSDTLLVDGNGNSRISMEDFAVAMIDEAEQPKHRRKRFTVAY; this is encoded by the coding sequence ATGAAAATTGCCGTTTTTGGCGCCGCCGGCGATGTCGGCAGCCGCATCGTCCGGGAAGCCCTGTCCCGTGATCACGATGTCACCGCCGTGTCCCGCACTCCGTTAGGCCTGACGAGGATGCCCGTCGGGGTCCGGCCCATCCTGGCCGATGCGGAAGACACCCGGGAAGTCACCCTTATTGCCGCCGGTCATGACCTGGTGATCAGCGCCCTGCGTCCAAGCGAAGGACGGGAAGATATACTGGTCGGGCTGACCGGTTCCATGCTGCGCGCGGCGGCCGATGCCAATGTCCGCCTGCTGATTACCGGCGGGGCGGCAAGCCTGAAACTGGCCGACCGCCCGAACCACACGGTGCTCAGCGCCCCAGGTTTCCTGCCCGCGGCCGTCCGGCCGATCGCGCAGGCGAGCCAGGCCCAGTTCGAGCTCTGCATGGCTGACAACGCAGGAGACGTGACCTACCTCTCTCCGCCGGCCCTGCTGGAACCGGGTGAACGTCTTGGCCGCTACCGGACCGGCAGCGATACCCTGCTGGTGGACGGCAACGGCAACTCCCGTATCAGCATGGAGGATTTCGCCGTCGCCATGATCGATGAGGCGGAACAGCCGAAGCACCGGCGCAAACGTTTCACCGTGGCTTATTGA
- a CDS encoding EamA family transporter, whose product MTRPIDTLLTALAPAIWGSTFLVTTEYLPDGYPVTVSLLRALPAGLLLLLLVRKLPSPDWLGRLFILGGLNYTLFWIALFMGAYRLPGGVAATIGSLQPLMVIFLARLLLGRSISPLAVFASLFGLGGVALLLLGPEARLDPLGIAASLTSAGAMASGMVLSRRWQPPVGMLTFTAWQLTAGGLLLIPAALLLEPPLPPLSAENWLGFLYLGLVGAALTCFLWLRGISRMEPAAVSALALLSPVTATILGWAVLEQALSQLQFIGALIILASVWMSQHASARLSPKSNRNLQRI is encoded by the coding sequence ATGACCCGCCCCATCGACACCCTGCTCACCGCACTGGCCCCGGCCATCTGGGGAAGCACGTTTCTGGTGACCACGGAATATCTGCCGGACGGCTATCCGGTCACGGTATCCCTGCTGCGCGCCCTGCCCGCGGGCCTGTTGCTGCTGCTGCTGGTCAGGAAACTGCCGAGCCCGGACTGGCTGGGGCGCCTTTTTATCCTCGGCGGGCTCAACTATACCCTGTTCTGGATTGCGCTGTTCATGGGTGCCTACCGCCTGCCGGGCGGGGTTGCCGCCACCATCGGATCGCTACAGCCGCTGATGGTGATCTTCCTTGCCCGCCTGCTGCTTGGCCGCAGCATCTCCCCGCTGGCGGTATTTGCATCCCTGTTTGGCCTGGGCGGTGTGGCGCTGCTATTGCTCGGCCCCGAGGCCCGGCTTGATCCGTTGGGGATCGCCGCTTCGCTGACCAGTGCCGGCGCCATGGCGTCGGGCATGGTGCTGAGCCGCAGGTGGCAGCCGCCGGTGGGCATGTTGACCTTCACCGCCTGGCAGCTCACCGCCGGAGGGCTGCTGCTGATCCCGGCGGCGCTGCTGCTGGAGCCGCCCCTGCCCCCGCTCAGCGCCGAAAACTGGCTCGGGTTTCTTTACCTCGGCCTGGTTGGCGCGGCACTGACCTGCTTTTTGTGGCTGCGCGGCATCTCCCGCATGGAGCCGGCGGCGGTCTCGGCCCTGGCGCTGTTAAGCCCGGTCACCGCCACCATTCTCGGCTGGGCGGTGCTGGAGCAGGCCCTGAGCCAGCTGCAGTTCATAGGCGCCCTGATTATCCTCGCCAGCGTCTGGATGAGCCAGCATGCCTCGGCGCGCCTGTCCCCGAAATCAAATCGTAACTTGCAAAGGATCTGA
- a CDS encoding MarR family winged helix-turn-helix transcriptional regulator yields the protein MDHVDRIIAQWRRERPDLEVGPMELIGRVKRLYQHLSRGMEKNYAAHGLTASGFDVLATLRRSGAPYALSPGDLMAATMVTSGTMTNRIDQLVKEGQVERIRNESDKRSFLISLTPKGRTLIDKVLLDHVATQQELVAGLSEGEREELNGLLRVFLSGFEEG from the coding sequence ATGGATCACGTGGATAGAATTATCGCGCAGTGGCGCCGGGAGCGCCCGGACCTGGAGGTGGGGCCGATGGAGCTTATCGGCCGGGTGAAGCGGCTGTATCAGCACCTCAGCCGCGGCATGGAAAAAAACTATGCCGCCCATGGGCTTACCGCGTCGGGCTTTGATGTTTTGGCGACATTGCGCCGCTCCGGCGCGCCCTATGCGCTGTCGCCCGGCGACCTGATGGCGGCGACCATGGTCACCTCCGGCACCATGACCAACCGTATCGATCAGCTGGTGAAAGAGGGGCAGGTGGAACGGATCCGCAACGAGAGCGATAAGCGCAGTTTCCTGATCTCCCTGACACCCAAAGGGCGCACTTTGATCGATAAAGTCCTGCTCGACCATGTCGCCACCCAGCAGGAGCTGGTGGCGGGGTTGTCAGAAGGGGAGCGGGAAGAATTGAACGGGCTGCTGAGAGTTTTTCTAAGCGGGTTTGAGGAGGGGTAA
- a CDS encoding acyl-CoA dehydrogenase produces the protein MDFEYSDKVRELRERLIAFMEAHVYPAEETYFAHIEPEASRWTIPPIMEELKAKARAEGLWNLFLPESDYGAGLTNLEYAPLAEIMGRSLIGAEVFNCQAPDTGNMEVIVRYGSEEHKKQWLEPLLDGSIRSGFAMTEPAVASSDATNIQCRIERDGDDYVINGRKWWTSGAMDPRCKILIVMGKTDPDADIHHQQSMILVPMDTPGVTRVRPLKVFGDDDAPHGHAEMLFENVRVPASNLLLGEGRGFEIAQGRLGPGRIHHCMRLIGAAQRALELMCNRANSRVAFGKPLSAQGSVREDIARSECEIEQARLLTLKAADRMDRHGNKVARDLIAMIKVVAPQMAQTVIDRAMQVHGGGGLSQDFVLARAFAYARTLRLADGPDQVHMMSLSKQLLRKYRTEGES, from the coding sequence ATGGATTTTGAATATTCCGACAAGGTCAGGGAGCTGCGTGAAAGGCTGATCGCCTTTATGGAGGCGCATGTCTATCCGGCGGAGGAGACCTATTTCGCCCATATCGAGCCCGAGGCCAGCCGCTGGACCATCCCGCCGATCATGGAGGAACTGAAGGCCAAAGCCAGGGCGGAGGGCCTGTGGAACCTGTTCCTGCCGGAGAGCGACTACGGCGCCGGTCTGACCAACCTGGAATATGCGCCGCTCGCGGAAATCATGGGCCGCAGCCTGATCGGCGCCGAGGTGTTCAACTGCCAGGCGCCGGATACCGGCAATATGGAAGTGATTGTCCGCTATGGCTCGGAAGAACATAAAAAACAATGGCTTGAGCCGCTGCTCGACGGTAGCATCCGCTCCGGCTTCGCCATGACCGAGCCGGCTGTGGCCTCCTCCGACGCCACCAATATCCAGTGCCGGATCGAGCGCGACGGCGACGATTATGTGATCAACGGCCGCAAATGGTGGACCAGCGGCGCCATGGATCCGCGCTGCAAGATCCTGATCGTTATGGGCAAGACCGACCCCGATGCCGATATTCATCACCAGCAATCCATGATCCTGGTGCCGATGGACACCCCGGGGGTAACCCGGGTGCGCCCACTCAAGGTGTTCGGTGATGACGATGCGCCGCACGGCCATGCGGAAATGCTGTTTGAAAATGTCCGGGTGCCGGCCAGCAACCTGTTGCTGGGCGAGGGGCGGGGGTTCGAGATCGCCCAGGGCAGACTCGGGCCCGGCCGGATCCATCACTGCATGCGCCTGATCGGCGCGGCGCAACGGGCGCTGGAACTGATGTGTAACCGGGCCAACAGCCGGGTCGCCTTCGGCAAGCCGCTCAGCGCCCAAGGCTCGGTGCGCGAGGATATTGCCCGCTCCGAATGCGAGATCGAGCAGGCCCGGCTGCTGACCCTCAAGGCGGCCGACCGCATGGACCGCCATGGCAACAAGGTGGCCCGGGATCTGATCGCCATGATCAAGGTGGTGGCGCCGCAGATGGCCCAGACAGTGATCGACCGGGCAATGCAGGTCCATGGCGGCGGCGGCTTGAGCCAGGATTTCGTCCTCGCCCGCGCCTTCGCCTATGCCCGCACCCTGCGGCTTGCCGACGGGCCGGACCAGGTGCATATGATGTCGCTGTCGAAACAGCTGCTGCGTAAATACCGCACCGAAGGGGAGAGCTGA
- a CDS encoding phosphotransferase: MSNAVAELDEAKLAAYLEGRIAGFRGPLKATKFPGGQSNPTFRLETASGTYVLRRKPPGTLLKSAHAVDREFRVISALRDTEVPVAKAYHLCQDDEVIGSWFYVMSYEDGRIFWDPGLPDMAKEERRAYFDEMNRVMAAIHDVDLDAVGLSDYGAPGNYFERQIGRWSTQYVASRTDQFEAMEFLMEWLPEHMPADDGSVSLIHGDYRLDNLIFHKEKPQIIAVVDWELSTLGHPLADLSYQCMQWRLPRESPGIKGLQGVNRTREGLPTEAEYVRQYCERRGIGPITGWPFYLAFNFFRLAAIVQGVYKRALDGNASSEKAHMMGALVPVIAQFAIDVINRGEEIQ; encoded by the coding sequence ATGTCGAACGCTGTTGCTGAACTGGACGAGGCAAAGCTCGCTGCTTATCTGGAAGGCCGGATTGCCGGATTCAGGGGGCCGCTCAAAGCGACCAAGTTTCCGGGCGGCCAGTCCAACCCCACCTTCAGGCTGGAAACGGCAAGCGGCACCTATGTATTGCGCCGCAAGCCGCCGGGCACACTGTTGAAGTCTGCCCACGCGGTGGATCGGGAATTCCGGGTTATCTCCGCCCTCAGGGACACCGAGGTGCCGGTGGCGAAGGCTTATCACCTGTGCCAGGACGACGAGGTGATCGGCAGCTGGTTCTATGTGATGAGCTATGAAGACGGGCGGATATTCTGGGACCCTGGTCTGCCGGATATGGCGAAAGAAGAGCGCCGCGCCTATTTCGACGAAATGAACCGGGTGATGGCCGCCATTCATGATGTGGACCTGGACGCGGTCGGGCTTTCCGATTACGGCGCCCCCGGCAATTATTTCGAACGGCAGATCGGCCGCTGGTCCACGCAATATGTGGCCAGCCGCACCGATCAGTTCGAGGCCATGGAATTTCTGATGGAATGGCTGCCGGAACATATGCCGGCAGACGACGGCAGCGTCAGCCTGATCCATGGCGACTACCGGCTCGACAATCTGATTTTCCACAAGGAAAAGCCACAGATCATCGCCGTGGTCGACTGGGAGCTGTCGACCCTGGGGCATCCGCTCGCTGACCTGTCTTACCAGTGCATGCAGTGGCGGCTGCCTCGGGAATCCCCCGGCATCAAGGGACTGCAGGGCGTGAACCGGACCAGGGAAGGCCTGCCCACCGAGGCGGAATATGTGCGGCAATATTGCGAGCGCCGCGGGATCGGCCCGATTACCGGCTGGCCCTTCTATCTGGCGTTTAATTTTTTCCGGCTCGCCGCCATTGTCCAGGGAGTCTACAAGCGGGCGCTGGACGGCAATGCCTCCAGCGAGAAGGCCCATATGATGGGGGCACTGGTGCCGGTAATCGCCCAGTTTGCCATTGACGTGATCAACAGGGGGGAGGAAATCCAATGA
- a CDS encoding SDR family NAD(P)-dependent oxidoreductase, whose amino-acid sequence MTTYDYKGKAVLITGAGSGFGRAAALAFARAGADLALSDVQLEQLKETVSQAEALGATVAHCLCDVRDKAQVQNMIDGSVSVLGRIDIAINNAGVEHENLPIAQCDDEHWEKTMDVNLKGVFYCLKYELLHMMERQQGVILNVASVAGLVGAPRLGPYAASKHGVIGLTRTAAAENARYNIRVNAICPGVTGTPMVQRFLDSDPEAVKKIVRGVPMHRIAEVDEIVEGMLWLCSAGNSFMTGQAIAFDGGMTAV is encoded by the coding sequence ATGACCACTTACGATTATAAAGGTAAAGCTGTCCTGATCACCGGTGCCGGCTCCGGCTTCGGCCGGGCGGCGGCGCTCGCCTTCGCCAGGGCCGGGGCGGACCTCGCCCTGTCGGATGTGCAGCTCGAGCAGCTCAAGGAAACAGTGAGCCAGGCCGAAGCGCTCGGCGCTACCGTGGCCCATTGCCTGTGTGACGTGCGGGACAAGGCCCAGGTACAGAATATGATCGACGGCTCTGTTTCGGTGCTCGGCCGCATCGATATCGCCATCAATAATGCCGGGGTGGAGCACGAAAACCTGCCCATAGCCCAATGCGATGACGAGCATTGGGAGAAAACCATGGATGTGAACCTGAAGGGAGTCTTCTACTGCCTGAAATATGAACTGCTGCACATGATGGAACGCCAGCAGGGGGTGATCCTCAATGTCGCCTCGGTGGCGGGTCTTGTAGGTGCCCCCCGTCTCGGACCCTATGCTGCCAGCAAGCACGGCGTGATCGGGCTTACCCGGACTGCAGCGGCGGAAAATGCCCGCTATAACATCCGTGTCAACGCCATTTGCCCGGGGGTGACCGGCACTCCGATGGTGCAGCGGTTTCTGGACAGTGATCCGGAGGCGGTGAAAAAGATCGTCAGGGGAGTGCCCATGCACCGGATTGCCGAAGTTGATGAGATCGTGGAAGGTATGTTGTGGCTTTGCTCTGCCGGCAACAGTTTTATGACCGGTCAGGCAATCGCCTTTGATGGCGGGATGACGGCGGTCTGA
- a CDS encoding Lrp/AsnC family transcriptional regulator: MRNKFDHIELDKIDLAILRILQEDGRISNADLADRVGLSQSACLRRVKALEEDGIIIGHAAVVDQAAAGFPDNVFVQITVEKQTKEKLAEFEKKVKECPQIMECYLMSGDADYLLRVIVSDASDYERLHMDVLTALPGVSQIKSNFSLRTVTKSYVVPFRA; the protein is encoded by the coding sequence ATGAGAAATAAATTTGATCACATAGAACTGGACAAGATTGATCTTGCCATCCTCAGGATCCTACAGGAAGACGGCCGCATCAGCAATGCAGACCTGGCCGACCGGGTCGGCCTGTCCCAGAGCGCCTGCCTGCGCAGGGTCAAGGCGCTGGAGGAAGACGGTATCATCATCGGCCATGCGGCGGTTGTCGACCAGGCCGCTGCCGGTTTTCCGGACAATGTTTTCGTCCAGATCACCGTGGAGAAGCAGACCAAGGAAAAGCTGGCCGAATTCGAAAAGAAGGTGAAGGAGTGCCCGCAGATCATGGAATGTTACCTGATGAGCGGGGATGCGGATTACCTGCTCCGGGTGATTGTCTCGGATGCCTCCGATTATGAGCGACTGCATATGGATGTGCTGACCGCCCTGCCCGGGGTCAGCCAGATCAAAAGCAATTTCTCCCTGCGCACGGTCACCAAATCCTATGTGGTGCCGTTCCGGGCCTGA
- the ald gene encoding alanine dehydrogenase — protein MIIGVPKEIKVHEYRVGLTPASASEFIRNGHPVFVETGAGEGIGFTDDAYRAVGAEILSSAAEVFASAEMIVKVKEPQLNECAMLTEKHLLFTYLHLAPDPKQTEALMASGCTAIAYETVTNDAGGLPLLAPMSEVAGRMSIQAGAHALEKEAGGRGLLLGGVPGVAPAKVVIIGGGVSGMNATEIAVGMGADVSVFDRNLAVLSKLDHRFRSAIKTRYSTAHDLEDAVLDADLVIGAVLVAGAAAPKLVTEDMVREMKEGSVLVDISIDQGGCFATSHPTTHADPTFIKHGVVHYCVANMPGAVARTSTFALNNATLPFGLALANKGWKQAVADDPHLKNGVNVSGGFVTYEAVARDLGKEYRPL, from the coding sequence ATGATTATCGGTGTGCCCAAAGAGATCAAGGTTCATGAATATCGCGTCGGCTTGACACCGGCCAGCGCTTCCGAGTTTATCCGTAACGGACACCCGGTATTTGTCGAGACCGGTGCCGGTGAAGGCATCGGCTTTACCGATGACGCCTACCGGGCGGTCGGCGCGGAAATTCTTTCCTCGGCGGCAGAGGTATTCGCCAGCGCGGAAATGATCGTCAAGGTCAAGGAGCCGCAGCTTAACGAATGCGCCATGCTGACGGAAAAGCACCTGCTGTTCACCTATCTGCACCTGGCGCCCGATCCCAAACAGACCGAGGCGCTGATGGCGTCCGGCTGCACGGCCATTGCCTACGAAACAGTGACCAATGACGCGGGCGGCCTGCCGCTGCTGGCGCCGATGAGCGAAGTGGCCGGGCGCATGTCCATTCAGGCCGGTGCCCATGCGCTGGAAAAGGAAGCCGGCGGCCGCGGCCTGTTGCTGGGCGGCGTGCCCGGCGTGGCTCCGGCCAAGGTGGTGATCATCGGCGGTGGCGTGTCCGGCATGAATGCCACCGAAATTGCCGTCGGTATGGGCGCGGATGTGAGTGTTTTCGACCGCAACCTGGCGGTCCTGAGCAAGCTGGACCACCGCTTCCGTTCCGCCATCAAGACCCGCTATTCCACAGCCCATGACCTGGAAGATGCGGTGCTCGATGCCGACCTGGTGATCGGCGCCGTGCTGGTAGCCGGTGCCGCGGCGCCGAAACTGGTGACCGAGGATATGGTCAGGGAAATGAAGGAAGGCTCCGTGCTGGTGGATATTTCCATCGACCAGGGCGGCTGTTTCGCCACCTCCCATCCGACCACCCACGCCGATCCCACCTTTATCAAGCACGGCGTGGTTCATTATTGTGTGGCCAACATGCCGGGCGCCGTTGCCCGCACGTCGACCTTCGCCCTCAATAACGCCACCCTGCCGTTCGGCCTGGCCCTGGCCAACAAGGGCTGGAAGCAGGCCGTGGCTGATGATCCGCATCTGAAAAACGGCGTCAATGTCTCCGGTGGTTTCGTTACCTATGAAGCCGTGGCCCGGGACCTGGGCAAGGAATATCGCCCGCTTTAA
- a CDS encoding NADP-dependent malic enzyme, with translation MADDKLKETSLRYHKEPVAGKLAIVPTKPLANQRDLARAYSPGVAYACEAIVEDPHAAAEMTIRGNLVGVVTNGTAVLGLGAIGPLAAKPVMEGKAVLFKKFAGINVFDIEVDERDPEKLIDIVASLEPTFGGINLEDIKAPECFIVEAELKKRMNIPVFHDDQHGTAIVAGAAIYNGLRVVGKKLKDIKLVSTGGGAASLACLDVLVSMGLPKENITLVDIEGVVYVGREKDMNPYKDRYALDTDMRTLDDAIEGADVFLGLSAPGILKKEMVAKMADRPFILALANPTPEILPEDALEVKPDAVIATGRSDYPNQVNNVLCFPFLFRGALDVGATTINEEMKVACVKAIADLAYKETSEQVADAYRGEELKFGPDYIIPKPFDPRLILEVAPAVAKAAMDSGVATRPLADVEEYKESLGNFVFKSNMLLQPIIEEAKSLKKRVIYAEGESESVLRAVQAVVDEQMAFPILIGRPEVVASRIDKMGLRLKQGEDFDLINPQKDERYREYWQLYHSLVGRKGVSIEAARTIVRTNTTVIAALAVIRGEADAMICGSYGRFDFHIRYIIEVIGKRCGSQDISTLSTLILPRQTLFLADAFMGVDPTADQIVETTIAAARKVEQFGIKPKIALLSHSNFGSSRAPSARKMRQASRILRDEFPDMEVDGEMHAAAALDESLRNELITDSRLKGSANLLIFPDLDAANICLDMVKNIDNGLLVGPILLGAAQSAHIVTPATSARGIFNMTAIAALDAKNNTPREDIRPGGSD, from the coding sequence ATGGCGGACGACAAGCTCAAGGAAACTTCCCTTCGGTATCACAAGGAACCGGTAGCCGGGAAACTGGCGATTGTACCAACCAAGCCTTTGGCCAACCAGCGTGACCTGGCCCGGGCCTATTCCCCCGGTGTGGCCTATGCCTGTGAAGCCATTGTCGAGGATCCTCATGCGGCCGCCGAAATGACCATACGCGGCAACCTGGTCGGCGTGGTGACCAACGGCACCGCCGTGCTGGGGCTCGGCGCCATCGGCCCGCTGGCCGCCAAGCCGGTGATGGAAGGAAAGGCGGTTCTGTTCAAGAAATTTGCCGGGATCAATGTGTTTGACATTGAGGTTGATGAGCGCGATCCCGAAAAGCTGATTGATATCGTCGCCTCGCTGGAGCCCACTTTCGGCGGCATCAACCTGGAGGATATCAAGGCGCCGGAATGCTTTATCGTCGAAGCCGAATTGAAAAAGCGCATGAACATCCCGGTCTTTCACGACGACCAGCATGGCACGGCCATTGTTGCCGGGGCCGCCATTTACAACGGTCTGCGGGTGGTCGGCAAGAAACTGAAAGATATCAAGCTGGTCTCGACCGGCGGCGGAGCGGCGTCGCTGGCCTGCCTGGATGTGCTGGTGAGCATGGGCCTGCCGAAGGAAAATATTACCCTGGTGGATATCGAGGGCGTCGTCTATGTGGGCCGGGAAAAGGACATGAATCCCTATAAGGACCGCTATGCCCTCGACACCGATATGCGCACCCTCGATGACGCCATTGAAGGGGCGGATGTGTTCCTGGGACTCAGTGCGCCCGGCATTCTGAAAAAGGAAATGGTCGCCAAAATGGCCGACCGTCCCTTTATCCTGGCCCTGGCCAACCCGACCCCGGAAATTCTGCCGGAGGATGCGCTGGAGGTAAAACCGGATGCGGTGATCGCCACCGGCCGTTCCGACTATCCCAACCAGGTCAACAATGTGCTTTGCTTCCCGTTCCTGTTCCGCGGCGCCCTGGATGTAGGGGCCACCACCATCAACGAGGAAATGAAAGTGGCCTGCGTCAAGGCCATCGCCGACCTCGCCTACAAGGAGACGTCGGAGCAGGTGGCTGATGCCTATCGGGGCGAGGAACTGAAGTTCGGTCCCGACTATATCATTCCCAAGCCCTTTGACCCGCGCCTGATCCTCGAAGTGGCGCCAGCCGTGGCCAAGGCGGCCATGGACTCCGGTGTCGCCACCCGTCCGCTGGCCGACGTCGAGGAATATAAGGAAAGCCTCGGCAACTTCGTGTTCAAATCCAACATGCTGCTGCAGCCGATCATCGAAGAAGCCAAGAGCTTGAAAAAACGGGTTATCTATGCGGAAGGGGAAAGCGAGTCCGTGCTGCGCGCCGTTCAGGCCGTGGTCGATGAACAGATGGCGTTTCCGATCCTGATCGGTCGTCCCGAAGTGGTCGCCAGCCGCATCGACAAGATGGGCCTGCGCCTGAAGCAGGGCGAGGATTTCGACCTGATCAACCCGCAAAAAGATGAACGTTACCGGGAATACTGGCAGCTCTATCATTCGCTGGTCGGGCGCAAAGGGGTCTCCATCGAGGCCGCCCGGACCATTGTCCGTACCAATACCACGGTGATTGCCGCCCTGGCGGTGATCCGTGGCGAGGCGGACGCCATGATCTGCGGTAGTTACGGCCGGTTCGATTTCCACATCCGCTATATTATTGAAGTGATCGGCAAGCGCTGTGGCTCCCAGGATATATCCACCCTGAGTACGCTGATCCTGCCGCGCCAGACCCTGTTCCTGGCTGACGCCTTCATGGGCGTTGACCCGACTGCGGACCAGATCGTGGAAACCACCATCGCCGCCGCCCGCAAGGTGGAGCAGTTCGGCATCAAGCCGAAAATTGCCCTGCTGTCCCATTCCAACTTCGGCTCGTCCCGGGCGCCGTCGGCCCGCAAGATGCGGCAGGCGTCGCGAATCCTGCGGGATGAATTCCCGGACATGGAAGTGGATGGGGAAATGCATGCGGCGGCCGCGCTGGATGAGTCGCTCCGTAACGAGCTGATCACCGACAGCCGCCTCAAGGGCTCGGCAAATCTGTTGATCTTCCCCGACCTGGATGCGGCCAATATCTGCCTGGATATGGTGAAGAATATCGATAACGGGTTGCTGGTCGGCCCGATCCTGCTGGGGGCGGCGCAATCCGCCCATATCGTCACACCGGCGACCAGTGCGCGCGGCATCTTCAACATGACCGCCATTGCCGCCCTGGATGCCAAGAACAATACGCCGCGGGAAGATATCCGGCCGGGCGGGTCAGACTGA
- a CDS encoding COX15/CtaA family protein, with protein MINEQDKKNNRQIAFWLFSVCALIFLMIVVGGITRLTESGLSMVDWHPIHGVVPPLNEVEWQEEFNAYKQYPEYQKVNSGMTLEEFKGIFFWEYSHRILGRLIGLAFFIPFMLFLLRGKVMPSLKPRLWIMFILGGLQGLLGWWMVKSGLVDRPDVSHYRLTAHLGLAVLIYLYIFWTALDLVSPRAASRRLSRSAAVLVLLVFGQILLGGLVAGLNAGFIYTDWPLMDGQLIPAGLFDESPWYMNFFENLMTVQFDHRIGAYIITIMSAWLVWKNRLYRPLASLLLAAAVLVQVTLGILTLVHVVPIPLAALHQAGAIVLLSAGLYFLHRLKQEH; from the coding sequence ATGATTAACGAACAAGACAAAAAAAATAACCGGCAGATTGCGTTCTGGCTGTTTTCCGTCTGTGCGCTGATTTTCCTGATGATTGTTGTCGGCGGAATCACCCGCCTGACCGAGAGCGGTCTCAGCATGGTGGACTGGCATCCGATTCACGGTGTGGTACCGCCGTTGAATGAAGTTGAATGGCAGGAAGAATTCAACGCCTATAAACAATATCCCGAATATCAGAAAGTCAACAGCGGCATGACCCTGGAGGAATTCAAGGGGATCTTTTTCTGGGAATACAGCCACCGTATTCTCGGCCGGCTGATCGGGCTGGCTTTCTTTATTCCGTTCATGCTGTTCCTGTTGCGGGGAAAGGTCATGCCGTCGCTGAAGCCGAGGCTCTGGATCATGTTTATCCTGGGCGGCCTGCAGGGATTGCTCGGCTGGTGGATGGTGAAAAGCGGGTTGGTGGACCGGCCCGACGTCAGTCACTATCGCCTGACCGCCCACCTGGGGCTCGCCGTCCTGATCTATCTGTATATATTCTGGACAGCGCTTGACCTGGTTTCGCCGCGGGCGGCCAGTCGCCGGCTGTCCCGGTCCGCTGCGGTGCTGGTTCTGCTGGTTTTCGGCCAGATCCTCCTGGGCGGCCTGGTGGCGGGACTCAATGCCGGTTTCATCTATACGGACTGGCCGCTGATGGACGGGCAGCTGATCCCCGCCGGCCTGTTTGACGAAAGTCCCTGGTATATGAATTTCTTTGAAAACCTGATGACGGTGCAGTTCGACCACCGGATCGGGGCTTATATCATCACCATTATGTCCGCCTGGCTGGTCTGGAAAAACCGCCTGTATCGGCCATTGGCCAGTCTGCTGCTGGCCGCGGCTGTCCTGGTTCAGGTGACGCTGGGGATCCTGACCCTGGTCCATGTCGTGCCGATTCCGCTGGCTGCCCTTCACCAGGCGGGGGCAATCGTGCTATTATCTGCCGGTCTTTATTTTCTGCATCGCCTGAAACAGGAGCATTGA
- the cutA gene encoding divalent-cation tolerance protein CutA, with protein MSACCTIYVTCSDHNEALEISRTLVREKLAACANIMDGMTSVFVWDGEVCEEKESVLLLKTLEAKREKAIARIIDLHSYEVPCVTVWPINGGNPAYLKWVEDSLSGK; from the coding sequence ATGTCCGCCTGCTGCACCATCTATGTGACCTGCAGCGATCATAACGAAGCATTGGAAATTTCCCGCACCCTGGTCCGGGAAAAGCTTGCCGCCTGCGCCAATATCATGGACGGCATGACATCGGTATTTGTCTGGGACGGTGAGGTGTGCGAGGAAAAAGAATCTGTTCTGCTGCTCAAGACCCTGGAGGCGAAGCGGGAAAAGGCTATCGCCCGGATTATCGACCTGCATTCCTATGAAGTGCCCTGCGTCACCGTCTGGCCGATCAATGGCGGCAATCCCGCGTATTTGAAGTGGGTTGAAGACAGCCTTAGCGGGAAATAA